From a region of the Salarias fasciatus chromosome 6, fSalaFa1.1, whole genome shotgun sequence genome:
- the as3mt gene encoding arsenite methyltransferase isoform X2: MADGKSCAKGFCDSSTHVDVKDYYSKVLKSTSDLKSNVCMTPTQPIPAFIRDALKKVHPEVTAKYYGCGLVVPECLEGCRILDLGSGSGRDCYMLSQLVGEKGHVTGIDMTEDQLKVAQTYVDYHMKEFGFKKPNVDFVQGYIESLTDAGLEKNSYDIIISNCVVNLSPDKKRVLSEAYSVLKDGGELYFSDVYSSARLTEEIKNHKVLWGECIGGALWWKDLLQLAEEVGFSPPRLVTAKIITIDNKELEALLGGFRFVSATYRLFKVPKGNTKSCQVIYNGDIRGVENSFPFDCQLTFKANEVVKVDGEMVSILTGTRFASSFTCQSPGGSCEPSGGKPESSVVDPFELADREDQQGPASTTGGCCSTKSGCC, from the exons ATGGCTGATGGAAAGAG CTGTGCCAAAGGCTTCTGCGATAGCAGCACTCACGTGGATGTGAAG GATTATTACAGCAAGGTGCTGAAGAGCACCTCGGACCTGAAGAGCAACGTGTGCATGACCCCAACCCAGCCCATCCCCGCCTTCATCCGCGACGCTCTGAAGAAGGTCCACCCTGAAGTCACTGCCAA GTACTACGGCTGTGGTCTGGTGGTGCCGGAATGCCTGGAGGGCTGCAGGATCCTGGACCTGGGCAGCGGCAGTGGGAGGGACTGCTACATGCTGAGTCAGCTGGTGGGGGAGAAAGGTCATGTGACCGGGATCGACATGACGGAGGACCAG CTGAAAGTGGCCCAGACCTATGTGGACTATCACATGAAGGAGTTCGGCTTCAAGAAGCCCAACGTGGATTTCGTCCAAGGCTACATCGAAAGCCTGACTGACGCGGGGCTGGAGAAGAACTCCTACGATATCATCAT CTCCAACTGTGTGGTGAATCTGTCCCCGGACAAGAAGCGGGTGTTGAGCGAAGCCTACAGCGTCCTGAAG GATGGTGGGGAGCTGTATTTCAGTGACGTCTACAGCAGCGCGAGGCTCACCGAGGAGATCAAAAACCACAAAGTGCTGTGGG GCGAGTGTATCGGTGGAGCGCTCTGGTGGaaggacctgctgcagctggctgagGAGGTGGGCTTCAGCCCCCCAAGGCTGGTCACCGCTAAAATCATCACCATCGACAACAAGGAGCTGGAGGCCCTTCTGG GTGGCTTCAGGTTTGTTTCGGCCACGTATCGCCTGTTCAAGGTCCCTAAAGGCAACACCAAATCCTGCCAGGTCATCTACAACGGGGACATCAGGGGGGTGGAGAACAGCTTCCCCTTCGACTGCCAGCTCACCTTCAAG GCCAATGAAGTGGTGAAGGTGGACGGAGAGATGGTCAGCATCCTGACAGGCACCAGGTTTGCCAGCAGCTTCACTTGCCAGTCACCAGGGGGCAGCTGTGAGCCCAGCGGAGGCAAACCTGAG TCATCCGTTGTGGATCCCTTCGAGCTGGCTGATCGAGAGGACCAGCAAGGCCCGGCCTCCACCACtggggggtgctgcagcacaaagtcaggctgctgctga
- the as3mt gene encoding arsenite methyltransferase isoform X1 encodes MADGKSSCAKGFCDSSTHVDVKDYYSKVLKSTSDLKSNVCMTPTQPIPAFIRDALKKVHPEVTAKYYGCGLVVPECLEGCRILDLGSGSGRDCYMLSQLVGEKGHVTGIDMTEDQLKVAQTYVDYHMKEFGFKKPNVDFVQGYIESLTDAGLEKNSYDIIISNCVVNLSPDKKRVLSEAYSVLKDGGELYFSDVYSSARLTEEIKNHKVLWGECIGGALWWKDLLQLAEEVGFSPPRLVTAKIITIDNKELEALLGGFRFVSATYRLFKVPKGNTKSCQVIYNGDIRGVENSFPFDCQLTFKANEVVKVDGEMVSILTGTRFASSFTCQSPGGSCEPSGGKPESSVVDPFELADREDQQGPASTTGGCCSTKSGCC; translated from the exons ATGGCTGATGGAAAGAG CAGCTGTGCCAAAGGCTTCTGCGATAGCAGCACTCACGTGGATGTGAAG GATTATTACAGCAAGGTGCTGAAGAGCACCTCGGACCTGAAGAGCAACGTGTGCATGACCCCAACCCAGCCCATCCCCGCCTTCATCCGCGACGCTCTGAAGAAGGTCCACCCTGAAGTCACTGCCAA GTACTACGGCTGTGGTCTGGTGGTGCCGGAATGCCTGGAGGGCTGCAGGATCCTGGACCTGGGCAGCGGCAGTGGGAGGGACTGCTACATGCTGAGTCAGCTGGTGGGGGAGAAAGGTCATGTGACCGGGATCGACATGACGGAGGACCAG CTGAAAGTGGCCCAGACCTATGTGGACTATCACATGAAGGAGTTCGGCTTCAAGAAGCCCAACGTGGATTTCGTCCAAGGCTACATCGAAAGCCTGACTGACGCGGGGCTGGAGAAGAACTCCTACGATATCATCAT CTCCAACTGTGTGGTGAATCTGTCCCCGGACAAGAAGCGGGTGTTGAGCGAAGCCTACAGCGTCCTGAAG GATGGTGGGGAGCTGTATTTCAGTGACGTCTACAGCAGCGCGAGGCTCACCGAGGAGATCAAAAACCACAAAGTGCTGTGGG GCGAGTGTATCGGTGGAGCGCTCTGGTGGaaggacctgctgcagctggctgagGAGGTGGGCTTCAGCCCCCCAAGGCTGGTCACCGCTAAAATCATCACCATCGACAACAAGGAGCTGGAGGCCCTTCTGG GTGGCTTCAGGTTTGTTTCGGCCACGTATCGCCTGTTCAAGGTCCCTAAAGGCAACACCAAATCCTGCCAGGTCATCTACAACGGGGACATCAGGGGGGTGGAGAACAGCTTCCCCTTCGACTGCCAGCTCACCTTCAAG GCCAATGAAGTGGTGAAGGTGGACGGAGAGATGGTCAGCATCCTGACAGGCACCAGGTTTGCCAGCAGCTTCACTTGCCAGTCACCAGGGGGCAGCTGTGAGCCCAGCGGAGGCAAACCTGAG TCATCCGTTGTGGATCCCTTCGAGCTGGCTGATCGAGAGGACCAGCAAGGCCCGGCCTCCACCACtggggggtgctgcagcacaaagtcaggctgctgctga
- the wbp1lb gene encoding WW domain binding protein 1-like b isoform X2, producing MKNEETTVKSLLHCEGVNNQSYICESGHCCGESQCCSYYYELWWFWLVWAIIFILSCCCVCHHRRTKHRLQQQQRQHEINLIAYHEAHNYPSVPFYFRFLPNYLLPDYEEVVNRPPTPPPPYSALHTGPSSVVTSPLAPEQQEGHGPAGQSAPAPPISDSLCCRATIEEPQAPGLDFRPKPDNKPVQTAQDSGVILASDGLSREGLGSQEKRGGGGDESCKDPLLKDLSLSEGGAEEKERLPGGRRRRFTGDSGIEVCVCGTRGNNGCVGAGGTGQEGKELRELESLLGREVDDQEEEEEEEEEEEEAGDFCDSCGHRASIGMEEEPAPGGPERRAGRGPAGNPHSPVCLLLHTISEQEGPAHSASTEPQG from the exons ATGAAGAATGAGGAAACCACCGTCAAA AGCCTGCTGCACTGTGAAGGCGTTAACAACCAGAGCTACATCTGCGAGTCCGGACACTGCTGCGGAGAGTCCCAGTGCTGCAGTTACTACTATGAGCTCTGGT GGTTCTGGCTGGTGTGGGCGATCATCTTcatcctgagctgctgctgcgtgtGTCACCACCGCCGCACCAAACaccggctgcagcagcaacagcggcAGCACGAGATCAACCTCATCGCGTACCACGAAGCACACAACTACCCCTCTGTGCCCTTCTACTTca gGTTTCTGCCCAACTACCTCCTGCCAGATTACGAAGAGGTGGTCAACCGGCCcccgactcctccccctccctacAGTGCCTTACACACAGGCCCGTCCTCGGTGGTTACGAGTCCGCTGGCTCCCGAGCAGCAGGAAGGACACGGTCCGGCCGGCCAGtccgctccggcgccgcccatCTCCGACAGCCTGTGCTgcagagccactatagaggagccgCAAGCTCCCGGCTTAGACTTTAGGCCGAAGCCTGACAACAAGCCCGTGCAAACGGCACAAGACTCGGGCGTGATCCTGGCGTCGGACGGCCTCAGCAGAGAGGGACTCGGCAGCCAGGAGAAAAGAGGCGGCGGGGGGGACGAGTCCTGCAAGGACCCCCTGCTCAAGGACCTCAGCCTGTCCGAGGGCGGCGCCGAGGAGAAAGAGCGGCTCCCCGGCGGGCGCAGGCGGCGCTTCACGGGGGACTCCGGCATCGAGGTGTGCGTGTGCGGCACGCGGGGGAACAACGGTTGCGTCGGAGCAGGAGGGACAGGCCAGGAGGGCAAGGAGCTGAGGGAGCTGGAGAGCCTGCTGGGTCGCGAGGTGGACgaccaagaggaggaggaggaggaggaggaggaggaagaggaggcgggcGACTTCTGCGACAGCTGTGGCCACAGGGCTTCCAtcgggatggaggaggagccggcGCCGGGGGGGCCGGAGAGGCGGGCCGGGCGCGGGCCGGCCGGAAACCCGCACTCCCcggtctgcctcctcctgcacaCCATCAGCGAGCAGGAAGGGCCGGCGCACAGCGCCAGCACCGAGCCGCAGGGCTGA
- the wbp1lb gene encoding WW domain binding protein 1-like b isoform X1 codes for MRGVSRGVKMGLFLHAVGSVTPTESAADRSLLHCEGVNNQSYICESGHCCGESQCCSYYYELWWFWLVWAIIFILSCCCVCHHRRTKHRLQQQQRQHEINLIAYHEAHNYPSVPFYFRFLPNYLLPDYEEVVNRPPTPPPPYSALHTGPSSVVTSPLAPEQQEGHGPAGQSAPAPPISDSLCCRATIEEPQAPGLDFRPKPDNKPVQTAQDSGVILASDGLSREGLGSQEKRGGGGDESCKDPLLKDLSLSEGGAEEKERLPGGRRRRFTGDSGIEVCVCGTRGNNGCVGAGGTGQEGKELRELESLLGREVDDQEEEEEEEEEEEEAGDFCDSCGHRASIGMEEEPAPGGPERRAGRGPAGNPHSPVCLLLHTISEQEGPAHSASTEPQG; via the exons AGCCTGCTGCACTGTGAAGGCGTTAACAACCAGAGCTACATCTGCGAGTCCGGACACTGCTGCGGAGAGTCCCAGTGCTGCAGTTACTACTATGAGCTCTGGT GGTTCTGGCTGGTGTGGGCGATCATCTTcatcctgagctgctgctgcgtgtGTCACCACCGCCGCACCAAACaccggctgcagcagcaacagcggcAGCACGAGATCAACCTCATCGCGTACCACGAAGCACACAACTACCCCTCTGTGCCCTTCTACTTca gGTTTCTGCCCAACTACCTCCTGCCAGATTACGAAGAGGTGGTCAACCGGCCcccgactcctccccctccctacAGTGCCTTACACACAGGCCCGTCCTCGGTGGTTACGAGTCCGCTGGCTCCCGAGCAGCAGGAAGGACACGGTCCGGCCGGCCAGtccgctccggcgccgcccatCTCCGACAGCCTGTGCTgcagagccactatagaggagccgCAAGCTCCCGGCTTAGACTTTAGGCCGAAGCCTGACAACAAGCCCGTGCAAACGGCACAAGACTCGGGCGTGATCCTGGCGTCGGACGGCCTCAGCAGAGAGGGACTCGGCAGCCAGGAGAAAAGAGGCGGCGGGGGGGACGAGTCCTGCAAGGACCCCCTGCTCAAGGACCTCAGCCTGTCCGAGGGCGGCGCCGAGGAGAAAGAGCGGCTCCCCGGCGGGCGCAGGCGGCGCTTCACGGGGGACTCCGGCATCGAGGTGTGCGTGTGCGGCACGCGGGGGAACAACGGTTGCGTCGGAGCAGGAGGGACAGGCCAGGAGGGCAAGGAGCTGAGGGAGCTGGAGAGCCTGCTGGGTCGCGAGGTGGACgaccaagaggaggaggaggaggaggaggaggaggaagaggaggcgggcGACTTCTGCGACAGCTGTGGCCACAGGGCTTCCAtcgggatggaggaggagccggcGCCGGGGGGGCCGGAGAGGCGGGCCGGGCGCGGGCCGGCCGGAAACCCGCACTCCCcggtctgcctcctcctgcacaCCATCAGCGAGCAGGAAGGGCCGGCGCACAGCGCCAGCACCGAGCCGCAGGGCTGA